In a genomic window of Candidatus Chazhemtobacterium aquaticus:
- a CDS encoding sugar-transfer associated ATP-grasp domain-containing protein, which translates to MANAKDILGINARSKYYLGLNKKQSRKTADSKMLTKQFLRKYKIPHPEILGLLGSSQEVEEFDWNSLDDGFVIKPVDGLGGSGIMVVKKPAKYAGEWLLMDGGKVGVGDLKLHANDIIEGRYSRNNLPDRALIERRVKIHPKFVKVAVGGTPDVRVIVFNRVPVMAMLRVPTEESKGKSNLHQGAIGLGVDLATGITTHAVHHDRRIKHFPGTKKKVNGIAIPFWNKVLETASRIQFKRPGLGYFGVDILLDKERGPMVIEINDQPGLSIQLANMTGLKRRLERVEGIEIEDVEKAVRVAKALFASKFSHRVRGVPGEKQVVGVFETVRLKPHKGKRVEVRAKLDTGAFRSSIDEELATELGLLSQEHVLWERTFRSALGKERRKIIEVDMKLKGVRFRAQASVTNRHGLRTKMILGRKDLKEFLIDPRLVRVR; encoded by the coding sequence ATGGCTAATGCGAAGGATATCTTAGGGATTAATGCCCGGAGCAAATATTACTTGGGCTTGAACAAGAAGCAGTCTAGAAAGACGGCTGATTCAAAGATGCTGACCAAGCAGTTTTTGCGGAAGTACAAGATACCGCATCCAGAGATCTTGGGATTGCTTGGTTCGTCTCAAGAGGTAGAGGAGTTTGACTGGAATTCTTTGGATGATGGTTTTGTAATCAAGCCAGTAGATGGATTGGGTGGATCGGGGATCATGGTGGTAAAAAAGCCGGCTAAGTATGCGGGTGAGTGGCTGTTGATGGATGGAGGCAAGGTCGGAGTGGGTGACTTGAAACTTCATGCTAACGATATTATTGAAGGAAGGTATAGTAGAAATAACTTGCCGGATAGGGCTTTGATTGAGAGACGGGTCAAGATTCACCCGAAGTTTGTTAAGGTAGCAGTGGGGGGAACTCCGGATGTAAGAGTGATTGTGTTTAATAGGGTGCCGGTGATGGCGATGCTTAGAGTGCCAACGGAGGAAAGTAAGGGGAAGAGCAACTTGCATCAGGGAGCCATTGGTTTGGGGGTGGATTTGGCTACAGGGATAACGACCCATGCAGTACATCATGATAGGAGGATTAAGCACTTTCCGGGAACTAAGAAAAAGGTGAATGGGATTGCGATACCTTTTTGGAATAAAGTGCTTGAAACGGCGAGTAGAATCCAGTTTAAACGACCAGGCTTGGGTTACTTTGGAGTAGATATTTTGCTTGATAAGGAAAGGGGTCCAATGGTGATTGAGATCAATGATCAGCCCGGGCTGTCGATCCAGCTGGCGAATATGACTGGATTGAAGCGAAGGTTGGAGCGGGTTGAGGGGATAGAGATTGAGGACGTGGAAAAAGCAGTCAGAGTGGCTAAGGCATTGTTTGCTTCAAAGTTTTCTCATCGAGTGAGAGGGGTACCGGGTGAGAAACAGGTGGTGGGGGTGTTTGAAACGGTGAGATTAAAGCCACATAAGGGTAAGCGGGTTGAGGTGAGGGCAAAGCTTGACACGGGAGCTTTTCGTTCAAGTATTGACGAAGAATTGGCGACTGAGTTGGGGTTATTGAGCCAGGAGCATGTGTTATGGGAGAGAACTTTTCGGTCAGCTTTAGGTAAGGAAAGACGGAAGATCATTGAGGTGGACATGAAGCTTAAAGGAGTGAGATTTAGGGCGCAGGCAAGTGTGACTAATAGGCATGGATTACGAACAAAGATGATTTTAGGGAGAAAAGACTTGAAGGAGTTTCTGATTGATCCTCGGTTAGTTAGAGTAAGATAG
- a CDS encoding ATP-grasp domain-containing protein: MKIAYFYRLDKFETHKRFVEEGLKLGIEIVPIKYRQLSLQDTEIYFGDMKLSDFDLFYFRAVGSELEWSKLLDLYARKHKIPMVDEYLGTEGPLRRFKAVMGWQLIEKGVSYPKTVLVEKLADLVSELDNWELPVVVKLSKGGRHGMGTFWIRKREDLDELAEKLEERKRVAVEEGREVPVFRGFLIQPYIPNDGDYRVFVVGYKVVAGFKRQAKEEKLVMNKSLGRSEGLKEVPSEVVEVAEAAARAVEVEVAGIDLVKDSRDGKVYVVEVNEAPEFRVMEKRTGKNIVKMIVEYLVGKAER, translated from the coding sequence ATGAAAATTGCATATTTTTATAGACTGGATAAATTTGAGACTCATAAGCGGTTTGTGGAGGAAGGGCTGAAGCTGGGGATTGAGATAGTGCCGATTAAGTATCGGCAGCTTAGTTTGCAGGACACCGAGATATATTTTGGAGATATGAAGTTAAGTGATTTTGATTTGTTTTACTTTCGAGCAGTGGGATCAGAGTTGGAGTGGAGTAAATTGCTTGATTTGTATGCGCGAAAACATAAGATTCCAATGGTGGATGAGTATCTGGGGACAGAGGGTCCGTTGCGACGATTTAAGGCAGTAATGGGGTGGCAGTTAATTGAGAAAGGGGTAAGTTATCCTAAAACAGTTTTGGTAGAGAAGCTGGCTGATTTAGTGAGTGAGTTAGATAATTGGGAGTTGCCGGTAGTGGTTAAGTTAAGCAAGGGAGGCAGACATGGGATGGGGACCTTTTGGATTAGGAAAAGAGAGGATTTGGATGAGTTGGCAGAGAAGTTGGAGGAAAGAAAAAGAGTTGCAGTTGAGGAAGGTAGGGAGGTACCAGTCTTTAGAGGGTTTTTGATTCAACCGTATATACCTAATGATGGGGATTATCGAGTTTTTGTGGTGGGATACAAAGTGGTGGCGGGTTTTAAGAGACAGGCTAAGGAAGAAAAGTTGGTGATGAATAAGTCGCTGGGGAGATCGGAAGGACTTAAGGAGGTGCCAAGTGAGGTGGTAGAGGTGGCAGAGGCGGCGGCTCGAGCAGTGGAGGTGGAGGTGGCGGGAATTGATTTAGTGAAAGATAGTCGAGATGGAAAGGTGTATGTGGTTGAGGTAAACGAAGCACCGGAGTTTAGGGTGATGGAGAAAAGGACAGGTAAAAATATTGTAAAGATGATTGTGGAGTACTTGGTGGGGAAGGCTGAGAGGTAA